The following are encoded together in the Scomber scombrus chromosome 7, fScoSco1.1, whole genome shotgun sequence genome:
- the LOC133983153 gene encoding trypsin-1-like isoform X1 encodes MNHLHLVATMRSLVFVLLIGAVFAMEDDKIVGGFECTPHTEPHQVSMNAGYHFCGGSLVSEDWVVSAAHCYKSRIEVRLGEHHIGVTEGSEQFISASHIIRHPYYNRYTLENDIMLLKLNKPATLNQYVHPVALPTGCAPAGTMCRVSGWGNTMSSTADSHKLQCLDIPILSDEDCNNSYPGMIDNTMFCAGYLEGGKDSCQGDSGGPVVCNGELQGVVSWGYGCAEKDHPGVYAKVCVQTEWLHSTMASN; translated from the exons ATGAACCACCTACACCTAGTGGCCA CCATGAGGTCTCTGGTCTTTGTTCTGCTCATTGGAGCAGTTT TTGCCATGGAGGATGACAAGATCGTCGGAGGGTTTGAGTGCACGCCCCACACAGAACCCCATCAGGTGTCTATGAATGCTGGTTACCACTTCTGTGGTGGCTCACTGGTCAGTGAGGACTGGGTTGtgtctgctgctcactgctACAAGTC TCGCATTGAGGTGCGTTTGGGTGAGCACCACATCGGGGTCACAGAGGGCAGTGAGCAGTTCATTAGCGCTTCCCATATCATCCGACACCCCTATTACAACCGCTACACTCTTGAAAATGACATCATGCTGCTCAAGCTGAACAAGCCCGCCACCCTTAACCAGTATGTGCATCCTGTGGCTCTGCCCACCGGCTGTGCCCCTGCTGGCACCATGTGCAGAGTCTCTGGCTGGGGCAACACCATGAGCTCCA CCGCTGACAGCCACAAGCTGCAGTGCTTGGACATCCCCATCCTCTCTGATGAAGACTGCAATAACTCCTATCCCGGTATGATTGACAACACCATGTTCTGCGCTGGATACTTGGAGGGAGGCAAGGACTCCTGTCAG gGTGACTCTGGTGGTCCTGTTGTGTGCAATGGTGAGCTGCAGGGCGTTGTGTCTTGGGGCTATGGATGTGCTGAGAAGGACCACCCTGGTGTCTATGCCAAG GTCTGTGTGCAGACTGAGTGGCTGCACAGCACTATGGCCAGCAATTAG
- the LOC133983153 gene encoding trypsin-1-like isoform X2: MRSLVFVLLIGAVFAMEDDKIVGGFECTPHTEPHQVSMNAGYHFCGGSLVSEDWVVSAAHCYKSRIEVRLGEHHIGVTEGSEQFISASHIIRHPYYNRYTLENDIMLLKLNKPATLNQYVHPVALPTGCAPAGTMCRVSGWGNTMSSSEYHKLQCLDIPILSDEDCNNSYPGMIDNTMFCAGYLEGGKDSCQGDSGGPVVCNGELQGVVSWGYGCAEKDHPGVYAKVCVQTEWLHSTMASN, from the exons ATGAGGTCTCTGGTCTTTGTTCTGCTCATTGGAGCAGTTT TTGCCATGGAGGATGACAAGATCGTCGGAGGGTTTGAGTGCACGCCCCACACAGAACCCCATCAGGTGTCTATGAATGCTGGTTACCACTTCTGTGGTGGCTCACTGGTCAGTGAGGACTGGGTTGtgtctgctgctcactgctACAAGTC TCGCATTGAGGTGCGTTTGGGTGAGCACCACATCGGGGTCACAGAGGGCAGTGAGCAGTTCATTAGCGCTTCCCATATCATCCGACACCCCTATTACAACCGCTACACTCTTGAAAATGACATCATGCTGCTCAAGCTGAACAAGCCCGCCACCCTTAACCAGTATGTGCATCCTGTGGCTCTGCCCACCGGCTGTGCCCCTGCTGGCACCATGTGCAGAGTCTCTGGCTGGGGCAACACCATGAGCTCCAGTGAGTA CCACAAGCTGCAGTGCTTGGACATCCCCATCCTCTCTGATGAAGACTGCAATAACTCCTATCCCGGTATGATTGACAACACCATGTTCTGCGCTGGATACTTGGAGGGAGGCAAGGACTCCTGTCAG gGTGACTCTGGTGGTCCTGTTGTGTGCAATGGTGAGCTGCAGGGCGTTGTGTCTTGGGGCTATGGATGTGCTGAGAAGGACCACCCTGGTGTCTATGCCAAG GTCTGTGTGCAGACTGAGTGGCTGCACAGCACTATGGCCAGCAATTAG
- the LOC133983151 gene encoding trypsin-1-like — MRSLVFVLLIGAAFATEDDKIVGGYECTAHSQPHQVSLNSGYHFCGGSLVNENWVVSAAHCYKSRVQVRLGEHHIRVTEGTEQFISSSRVIRHPNYSSYNINNDVMLIKLSEPATLNQYVQPVALPTSCAPAGTMCKVSGWGNTMSSSADGDKLQCLNIPILSHRDCDNSYPGMITDAMFCAGYLEGGKDSCQGDSGGPVVCNGELQGVVSWGYGCAERDHPGVYAKVCIFNDWLESTMASY; from the exons ATGAGGTCTCTGGTCTTCGTTCTGCTCATCGGAGCTGCCT ttgccACGGAGGACGACAAGATCGTCGGAGGGTATGAGTGCACCGCTCATTCTCAGCCCCATCAGGTGTCTCTGAACTCTGGTTACCACTTCTGTGGTGGCTCCCTGGTCAACGAGAACTGGGTTGtgtctgctgctcactgctACAAGTC CCGCGTGCAGGTGCGTCTTGGAGAGCACCACATCAGGGTCACCGAGGGAACCGAGCAGTTCATCAGCTCCTCCCGTGTCATCCGTCACCCCAACTACAGCTCCTACAACATCAATAATGACGTCATGCTGATCAAGCTGAGCGAGCCCGCCACCCTCAACCAGTATGTGCAGCCTGTGGCTCTGCCCACCAGCTGTGCCCCCGCTGGCACCATGTGCAAAGTCTCTGGCTGGGGCAACACCATGAGCTCCT ctgctGATGGCGACAAGCTGCAGTGCCTGAACATCCCCATCCTGTCTCACAGAGACTGTGACAACTCCTACCCCGGCATGATCACCGATGCCATGTTCTGCGCTGGATACCTGGAGGGCGGCAAGGACTCTTGCCAG GGTGACTCTGGTGGCCCCGTTGTGTGCAACGGTGAGCTGCAGGGTGTTGTGTCCTGGGGATACGGATGTGCTGAGAGGGACCACCCTGGTGTCTACGCCAAG GTCTGCATCTTCAACGACTGGCTGGAGAGCACCATGGCCAGCTACTAA
- the LOC133983149 gene encoding trypsin-2-like isoform X3 — protein sequence MRFFILFHLYTTAAAPTDDRIVGGYQCEAHSQPWQVSLNLGYHYCGGSLINDKWIISAAHCWQKFIAILGENHIWKHEGSEQYMSVDAIYWHQSYDYQTLDFDIMLMRLVHPATLNQYVKPVALPKACAQPGDMCTVSGWGNIYSDSVFNPFYLQCVEVPILSDKECDGSYPGQITDQMVCAGYLEGGKDSCQGDSGGPLVCNGELQGVVSWGNGCAQPNYPGVYTKVCSLLPWINEILSTYS from the exons ATGAGATTTTT cattttgttTCACCTTTACACCACAGCGGCAGCCCCTACGGATGACAGGATTGTGGGTGGCTACCAATGTGAAGCTCACTCTCAACCCTGGCAGGTGTCCCTGAACCTCGGCTACCACTACTGTGGCGGCTCCCTTATCAACGACAAGTGGATCATCTCTGCTGCCCACTGCTGGCAAAAGTTT ATTGCCATCCTGGGTGAAAACCACATCTGGAAGCATGAGGGCTCTGAGCAGTACATGTCTGTGGATGCCATCTACTGGCATCAGAGTTACGACTACCAGACCCTGGACTTCGACATCATGCTGATGAGGCTGGTACACCCTGCCACTCTGAACCAGTATGTCAAGCCTGTGGCCCTGCCCAAAGCCTGCGCCCAACCTGGAGACATGTGTACCGTGTCTGGATGGGGGAACATCTACTCTGATTCAG TGTTCAACCCATTTTACCTCCAGTGTGTGGAAGTCCCCATTCTGTCCGACAAGGAGTGTGATGGCTCCTACCCTGGCCAGATCACTGATCAGATGGTGTGCGCTGGATACCTGGAGGGAGGCAAGGATTCTTGTCAG GGTGACTCTGGTGGTCCTCTGGTTTGTAACGGGGAGCTGCAAGGTGTTGTCTCTTGGGGCAATGGTTGTGCTCAGCCTAACTACCCAGGCGTTTATACCAAAGTGTGCTCTCTGCTGCCCTGGATCAACGAAATTCTCTCCACATACAGCTAG
- the LOC133983149 gene encoding trypsin-2-like isoform X1: protein MIGLIVLTLLGAAAAAPTDDRIVGGYQCEAHSQPWQVSLNLGYHYCGGSLINDKWIISAAHCWQNPYSQIAILGENHIWKHEGSEQYMSVDAIYWHQSYDYQTLDFDIMLMRLVHPATLNQYVKPVALPKACAQPGDMCTVSGWGNIYSDSVFNPFYLQCVEVPILSDKECDGSYPGQITDQMVCAGYLEGGKDSCQGDSGGPLVCNGELQGVVSWGNGCAQPNYPGVYTKVCSLLPWINEILSTYS, encoded by the exons ATGATTGGCCTGATCGTGCTTACACTCCTGGGTGCTGCAG CGGCAGCCCCTACGGATGACAGGATTGTGGGTGGCTACCAATGTGAAGCTCACTCTCAACCCTGGCAGGTGTCCCTGAACCTCGGCTACCACTACTGTGGCGGCTCCCTTATCAACGACAAGTGGATCATCTCTGCTGCCCACTGCTGGCAAAA cccCTATTCACAGATTGCCATCCTGGGTGAAAACCACATCTGGAAGCATGAGGGCTCTGAGCAGTACATGTCTGTGGATGCCATCTACTGGCATCAGAGTTACGACTACCAGACCCTGGACTTCGACATCATGCTGATGAGGCTGGTACACCCTGCCACTCTGAACCAGTATGTCAAGCCTGTGGCCCTGCCCAAAGCCTGCGCCCAACCTGGAGACATGTGTACCGTGTCTGGATGGGGGAACATCTACTCTGATTCAG TGTTCAACCCATTTTACCTCCAGTGTGTGGAAGTCCCCATTCTGTCCGACAAGGAGTGTGATGGCTCCTACCCTGGCCAGATCACTGATCAGATGGTGTGCGCTGGATACCTGGAGGGAGGCAAGGATTCTTGTCAG GGTGACTCTGGTGGTCCTCTGGTTTGTAACGGGGAGCTGCAAGGTGTTGTCTCTTGGGGCAATGGTTGTGCTCAGCCTAACTACCCAGGCGTTTATACCAAAGTGTGCTCTCTGCTGCCCTGGATCAACGAAATTCTCTCCACATACAGCTAG
- the LOC133983149 gene encoding trypsin-2-like isoform X4 has translation MRFFILFHLYTTAAAPTDDRIVGGYQCEAHSQPWQVSLNLGYHYCGGSLINDKWIISAAHCWQKFIAILGENHIWKHEGSEQYMSVDAIYWHQSYDYQTLDFDIMLMRLVHPATLNQYVKPVALPKACAQPGDMCTVSGWGNIYSDSGEVHLLQCVEVPILSDKECDGSYPGQITDQMVCAGYLEGGKDSCQGDSGGPLVCNGELQGVVSWGNGCAQPNYPGVYTKVCSLLPWINEILSTYS, from the exons ATGAGATTTTT cattttgttTCACCTTTACACCACAGCGGCAGCCCCTACGGATGACAGGATTGTGGGTGGCTACCAATGTGAAGCTCACTCTCAACCCTGGCAGGTGTCCCTGAACCTCGGCTACCACTACTGTGGCGGCTCCCTTATCAACGACAAGTGGATCATCTCTGCTGCCCACTGCTGGCAAAAGTTT ATTGCCATCCTGGGTGAAAACCACATCTGGAAGCATGAGGGCTCTGAGCAGTACATGTCTGTGGATGCCATCTACTGGCATCAGAGTTACGACTACCAGACCCTGGACTTCGACATCATGCTGATGAGGCTGGTACACCCTGCCACTCTGAACCAGTATGTCAAGCCTGTGGCCCTGCCCAAAGCCTGCGCCCAACCTGGAGACATGTGTACCGTGTCTGGATGGGGGAACATCTACTCTGATTCAGGTGAGGTGCACCTC CTCCAGTGTGTGGAAGTCCCCATTCTGTCCGACAAGGAGTGTGATGGCTCCTACCCTGGCCAGATCACTGATCAGATGGTGTGCGCTGGATACCTGGAGGGAGGCAAGGATTCTTGTCAG GGTGACTCTGGTGGTCCTCTGGTTTGTAACGGGGAGCTGCAAGGTGTTGTCTCTTGGGGCAATGGTTGTGCTCAGCCTAACTACCCAGGCGTTTATACCAAAGTGTGCTCTCTGCTGCCCTGGATCAACGAAATTCTCTCCACATACAGCTAG
- the LOC133983149 gene encoding trypsin-2-like isoform X2, whose amino-acid sequence MIGLIVLTLLGAAAAAPTDDRIVGGYQCEAHSQPWQVSLNLGYHYCGGSLINDKWIISAAHCWQKFIAILGENHIWKHEGSEQYMSVDAIYWHQSYDYQTLDFDIMLMRLVHPATLNQYVKPVALPKACAQPGDMCTVSGWGNIYSDSGEVHLLQCVEVPILSDKECDGSYPGQITDQMVCAGYLEGGKDSCQGDSGGPLVCNGELQGVVSWGNGCAQPNYPGVYTKVCSLLPWINEILSTYS is encoded by the exons ATGATTGGCCTGATCGTGCTTACACTCCTGGGTGCTGCAG CGGCAGCCCCTACGGATGACAGGATTGTGGGTGGCTACCAATGTGAAGCTCACTCTCAACCCTGGCAGGTGTCCCTGAACCTCGGCTACCACTACTGTGGCGGCTCCCTTATCAACGACAAGTGGATCATCTCTGCTGCCCACTGCTGGCAAAAGTTT ATTGCCATCCTGGGTGAAAACCACATCTGGAAGCATGAGGGCTCTGAGCAGTACATGTCTGTGGATGCCATCTACTGGCATCAGAGTTACGACTACCAGACCCTGGACTTCGACATCATGCTGATGAGGCTGGTACACCCTGCCACTCTGAACCAGTATGTCAAGCCTGTGGCCCTGCCCAAAGCCTGCGCCCAACCTGGAGACATGTGTACCGTGTCTGGATGGGGGAACATCTACTCTGATTCAGGTGAGGTGCACCTC CTCCAGTGTGTGGAAGTCCCCATTCTGTCCGACAAGGAGTGTGATGGCTCCTACCCTGGCCAGATCACTGATCAGATGGTGTGCGCTGGATACCTGGAGGGAGGCAAGGATTCTTGTCAG GGTGACTCTGGTGGTCCTCTGGTTTGTAACGGGGAGCTGCAAGGTGTTGTCTCTTGGGGCAATGGTTGTGCTCAGCCTAACTACCCAGGCGTTTATACCAAAGTGTGCTCTCTGCTGCCCTGGATCAACGAAATTCTCTCCACATACAGCTAG
- the LOC133983149 gene encoding trypsin-2-like isoform X5 — protein sequence MIGLIVLTLLGAAAPTDDRIVGGYQCEAHSQPWQVSLNLGYHYCGGSLINDKWIISAAHCWQKFIAILGENHIWKHEGSEQYMSVDAIYWHQSYDYQTLDFDIMLMRLVHPATLNQYVKPVALPKACAQPGDMCTVSGWGNIYSDSGEVHLLQCVEVPILSDKECDGSYPGQITDQMVCAGYLEGGKDSCQGDSGGPLVCNGELQGVVSWGNGCAQPNYPGVYTKVCSLLPWINEILSTYS from the exons ATGATTGGCCTGATCGTGCTTACACTCCTGGGTGCTGCAG CCCCTACGGATGACAGGATTGTGGGTGGCTACCAATGTGAAGCTCACTCTCAACCCTGGCAGGTGTCCCTGAACCTCGGCTACCACTACTGTGGCGGCTCCCTTATCAACGACAAGTGGATCATCTCTGCTGCCCACTGCTGGCAAAAGTTT ATTGCCATCCTGGGTGAAAACCACATCTGGAAGCATGAGGGCTCTGAGCAGTACATGTCTGTGGATGCCATCTACTGGCATCAGAGTTACGACTACCAGACCCTGGACTTCGACATCATGCTGATGAGGCTGGTACACCCTGCCACTCTGAACCAGTATGTCAAGCCTGTGGCCCTGCCCAAAGCCTGCGCCCAACCTGGAGACATGTGTACCGTGTCTGGATGGGGGAACATCTACTCTGATTCAGGTGAGGTGCACCTC CTCCAGTGTGTGGAAGTCCCCATTCTGTCCGACAAGGAGTGTGATGGCTCCTACCCTGGCCAGATCACTGATCAGATGGTGTGCGCTGGATACCTGGAGGGAGGCAAGGATTCTTGTCAG GGTGACTCTGGTGGTCCTCTGGTTTGTAACGGGGAGCTGCAAGGTGTTGTCTCTTGGGGCAATGGTTGTGCTCAGCCTAACTACCCAGGCGTTTATACCAAAGTGTGCTCTCTGCTGCCCTGGATCAACGAAATTCTCTCCACATACAGCTAG
- the LOC133983154 gene encoding trypsin-like — protein MTLLALLLMVGAAAAVPREDGRIIGGQECEPNSRPFMASLNYGYHFCGGVLINEQWVLSVAHCWYNPYYMQIMLGEHDVRVFEGTEQLAKTDNIIWHPSYDYQTLDYDIMLIKLFNPVDVTAAVAPIPLPTGCPVGGMECSVSGWGNIAPDGEVFMPFRLQCLDVPVTDEQDCENSYPGMITRRMFCAGYMDGGRDACNGDSGSPLVCRGEVYGLVSWGQGCALPNYPGVYVKVCEFLYWIEDVLAANP, from the exons ATGACACTTCTCGCTCTGCTGCTGATGGTCGGAGCTGCTG cgGCAGTTCCTCGTGAGGATGGCAGGATCATTGGTGGACAGGAGTGTGAGCCTAACTCTCGCCCATTCATGGCCTCCCTCAACTATGGCTACCACTTCTGTGGTGGGGTGCTCATCAACGAGCAGTGGGTTCTCTCTGTTGCACACTGTTGGTACAA TCCCTATTACATGCAGATCATGCTGGGTGAACATGATGTACGAGTGTTTGAGGGCACCGAGCAGCTTGCGAAGACCGATAACATCATCTGGCACCCTAG TTATGACTACCAGACCCTGGATTACGACATCATGCTGATCAAGCTGTTCAACCCTGTGGACGTGACAGCCGCAGTCGCACCCATCCCATTGCCCACAGGATGCCCAGTTGGTGGGATGGAATGCTCTGTGTCTGGCTGGGGTAACATTGCCCCGGATGGAGAGG TGTTCATGCCCTTCCGTCTGCAGTGCTTGGATGTGCCCGTAACGGATGAGCAGGACTGTGAAAACTCTTATCCTGGCATGATCACGCGCAGAATGTTTTGTGCCGGATACATGGATGGAGGCAGAGATGCATGCAAT GGTGACTCTGGCAGCCCCCTGGTGTGTAGGGGAGAGGTCTATGGCCTGGTGTCATGGGGACAGGGATGTGCCCTCCCCAACTACCCCGGTGTCTACGTCAAAGTGTGCGAGTTCCTTTACTGGATTGAAGACGTCCTGGCAGCCAACCCATGA